In the Triticum aestivum cultivar Chinese Spring chromosome 2B, IWGSC CS RefSeq v2.1, whole genome shotgun sequence genome, agctaaaaatttacggagaatatttttggaaaatataaaaaatactggaacgaaaagatatcggagaggagtcccaaggcaaccataagggtgggggcgcccccctagggcatgccccctgccttgtCATCGCCTCGTGGGCCGCCCTGACTTGCCCCTGACGTCAACACCTCTTATAAATCCTAAATACCTCAGAAATaaatctagatcgggagttccgccgccgcacgcctctatagccacaaaaacccaatcgggagcccgtttcggcatcctgtcggagggggaatccatcagcgatggccatcttcatcatcccgtcgctctccatgacgaggagggagtagttcaccctcggggctgagggtatgtaccagtagctatgtgtttgatctctctcgtgttcttgattcggcacgatcttgatacaccgtgagcttttctattatagttggatcatatgatgtttctccctccacctccttgtgatgaattgagtcttttcctttgagTTTTTGTTATCTCGGGCTGAATCTTcggatgtgagagcacttgatctatgtcttgcgatgggatatccgtggtgacaatgggatgttctattgatccacttgatgtatgttttggttatcaacttgcggattcccgtggtgacattggggtaatctatgcataggggttgatgcacgttttcatattcctttctaTGGTAGAAATCTCGGGATGCTCATGAAatcctttgtgttggattgaatatgatgaatctgaagttgtttgacgCATATCgcataattgacccacggatacttgtggtgacattttagtatctaggtgatattagggttgattgatgtgtgtcatatggtgttattttactatgacctctagggttgtttgtgacacttataggaatagctcaatggattgatcggaaagaataactttgaggtggtttcgtaccctacaagcaatttcatcttatgttctgcgcgataggaactttggagtgattcttccttgcatgttgaggggttgttatatgatctaattatgttatcattgttgagagaacttgcactagtgaaagtatgaaccccaggccttgttttgaagcattgcaatgccattttcgctcacttttgttacttgctaccttactgtttttatattttcatatgacaaaaacctatatctaccatccatattgcacttgtatcaccatctcttcgccggactagtgcacctatacaatttaccattgtattgggtgtgttggggacacaagagactctttgttatttggttgcagggttgtttgagagagaccatcttcattctacgcctcccacggatttataaaccttagatcatccacttaaggaaaatttgctactgtcctacaaaactatgcgcttggattcccaacacgagtctacaagaagaaggttgcgtagtagacataacCAGATACTCAAAAGTACTATCGAGTTTCCGACAAATACCGAATAAGTCATGGTAATGTTCACTATTTTTTTATTATCGATGTAGATATCCTACCAGATTCTAGCTTTATCCCCCATGTTTAAGAATGCTTCACGGGTAGTCATATACAACCCCTGAACTTCCAACAAGGTGAATCTGTGGCTCGAGTTTTAATAGTAAAGCATTTAGCCTTGATTATTTGTTGCCACGACCCCTGTTTATAAAGGAAAGTACTACACAACAACCAAAAATATGTGCACAATTCAATTACATGAACACTATGGAGGTACAAACGATCATCTCACCAACAATGCATGCGACAAAATTAGAGGACTGGAGAGATGGTGAAGTTTTGCCGATTCTTTTAGCAAGAACTGCGGCAAAATTCTCGCGTCTGGCAGGTATAACTATCTCTCCAAAAGAAATAACAAGGTGTGTTAAACAAATCACATTTCTGTATCCATTAAATTACATTTTTTGTGAGTATGATTAGGCATTGCATAACTagatataggcatcacatctggaCCAATAATCCGACAACATCTATGGCTATACTCCACCCaagacctctatccagcatgcatctcaaaaTATTAAGAAAAATAATAGAGTATTGACATGATGTTGATCATATATAGTCTTCACCTTGCATTTAAAGAACATCTACTCAAGCATCTTTtcatccttagtggcaacaataaaATTCAAGCCTTTTCCACTTTATGTCAATGTGGTAAATTACTTGCAAGATTGAACTCAACCAACATACATAATGTAAGCAAGATAATCCTAGCCCCTAGAGACATAATTGCTTCCCTGGTCCCATGTTATTTTAATAATTATTTGTTTAATAAATTATCAATCTGACACCTTAATACCAACATAACTGATAGAAGTAcccaagtactccctccataaactaatatacgagtgtttagatcactattttagtgatctaaacgctcttatattagtttacagagggagtatttcacaGGAAATGTCCCTAGTTGGCAATTAAAGATATAAACATACTTTTTGCATTGTCATCATCTCCTCCCATACACATGATTTCCTTTAAGGAAGTTTATGTTAAGGCCAGACACCAACTCAAACAGGTGCATGCCAAGTTTTATATCCACAGCCTTATCTACATCATAGGATAAACAAAGAACAATGGCATCTACATACTGTAGTATTGCCACACCATTAAGAATTAAATAATCGGCAAGACCAGTAATAAGCCCATTTCCCGAGCTCTAAGCACCATCCTAATCAAACAATCAGCTGCAAGATTAGAAATGAAGGATCCCCTTATCTAACTCCTGCACTTTGGAAATATGGTCATGTTTCGTTATATTAAGTTTCACAACAACAATCCCATCAAAACACTTGTTTAACCCATCTCACCCATCTATCTTCAAAGCCTCTAATAGTATGAAAATCAATCTAGAACTTCCAGATAACTTTGTTGTACGTCTTTTGGAAATCTAGTTTTAAAATAATGCACGTTTCTTTCTTAACATGAGCATGATGCATTGCCTCATGAAGTATCATGATCCCAACCATAATATTTCTTTCCTTTGTAAAAACTATTTGATGAGTGCTAATGAGTTTACCACTAACAAATTACGAACAACTTTCGGGTCATGTATATTGTTCCACAATCACAAATACATTTATGTTGTTTTACGAAGTTGAACTTCAGCCAAAGTTTAAAGCTTCAAATTTTTAATCTGAATTTTGACTATATGGTCGGCCAATTTGGTCTGAATTCCAATCATCTTCTCAACCAATTATGTATGGTTTTCTTGATTTGCTTTTGGTTGCACTAGATTGTAATCGCTAAACTATACCCGGAATATCCGCAGTAGTCTTGTGTAACGACTTCCAGAATCCTGACAGCTTTTCAGTAAATACAAAGCAAGTGGTGATTATGAGTAATCCTATGCTTAGTTTTCATCATGTAACCTACTCCAAACAAGCTATGGGCAATGTTCTGGTCATAATAAACCTATACTACGACCATAAATAAATTCACTATTTTCTAGAAAAAAGCCAAACTTTGAAGCTTCAAACTTGAAAACTGGATTTTGACAAATTGGTTTGTCAATTTGGTCTGAATTTTCCATATGCAAGTCAATAAACTATGTACAATTTCTTGTTTTTCTCTCAAATAATTTTGTTATTTGTGATATGTACTTCCTCTATTTTTATTACGATGCATATTACCTTTGTCATAAGTAAAATTTTATAAGTTTGATCAAGTTCATAGAAAACATTATAAGCATTTACAATAACAATATAAAtggtgtgaaaatatatttaatgatgaatccaatAGAATTGATTTGGTATTATTGATTAATATTTTTTTCTCTATAAACTCAATCAAAGTTTACAAATTTGAGTTAAGACAAAACTAATAAgcgaagtaaataaaaacaaagggagtatgaTGCTTCTCAAATTGTGACCATTTTTTACTAAATATTAAGCAAGTGGTGATTATGAGCAATCCTGAGTTTAACTAGTGCGGGCTCATGTAGTATGCTTTTTTTAACTACTCAAAGAAGGTGTGGGCAACGTTCAGGTCACCAAATTTGCATAGTAAGACTAGAGACACATTTAAAGTTTTTCTATAAAGGAACTCTAAACCAAAGTTTGAAGTTTCTCGCTTAAGTTATGAAATTTGACTAACAATTGGTCCATTTGGCCTGCATTTTTAATACCCATTCAAGTAACTGCATAATGTGACTTTCTTGATTTTTTAGTTAGACTCGCTAATTCATACTCGGACCATCCCACCAAGTTATGTGCAGCAATTCCCTGTTTCATGGTCGTTATTACTAATTATTAAGCAAGTAGTGATTATGAGAAATATTACGCTTAGTTTTCTCGGGTTTGAGCAATCTACTCCTTTCAGACTTGTCAAACAAGTTATGGGCAATAGGTCACCAAAAATGTATACTACAACCACAAACATGTTTAAGTTATTTCTTGGAAGTTGAACTTCCAACAAAAGTTTGAAGCTTAAAACTTGAAAACTGAATATTGACTGAATGGTTGGTCAACTTGGTCTGGATTTACCGCAAATACATTTTAGTTATTTTTTTAAAAGCCGAACTTTCTGCCAAAGTTGGATGCTTTAAACTTGAAAACTGAATTTTGACTAAATGGTTGGTCAATTTGGTATGAAATTTCCAGAGTCCACCCAAGAAACTATGTACAATTTCCTTGTTTTCCTCATGTTTTATTTTGTTAGTTTCTGATatgtactccctctatttttacaATACATATCACCTTTGTTGTCAGACAAAATATATGAAGTGTGATCGAGTTTATGTGAAAATATATTCAATGATGAATCCAATATTATTGATTTGGTATTTTAGGTATTAATAAATTTTCGGATAAACTCGGTCAAAGTTTACAAAAATTGATTAAAGATAAAACTTATATGCGGAGTAAATGAAAATGCAGGGAATACAATGCTTGCTCGAATTGTGACCATTTTctatattaaacaagtggtgatTACGAGCAATCCTGGGTTTAATTCTCATGGGCTCATGTAATCTCCTCTTTTTGAGTAGTCAAACAAATTATGTGAAAATGTTCACGTCACCAAATTTGTACACATTTGAGGTTTCCTAGAAAGGAACTCTCAACCAAAGTTTGAGCCTTCGAAGTTAACATATGAATTTTGACCAAATGGTTGGTCAATTTGgtccaaattttcaatagcccacTCAAGTAACCTTATAACGCGACTTTCTTGATTCTATTTTGTTCCGATCGCCAATCTTCAAAGTTGAAAGCTGGATTTTGACTAAATGCTTGGTCAAGTTGGTCTCAGTTTCCAACATTCCAACTTaaacctggccatgggcagcccggcccagtcggcccgacccgacccgacccggcccaggctcgggcctagatttcaaGCCCTGCCATATTCACGTGTTAATGAAAGAGGCCCGATGGGCTTTTACATTggcgggccgggcttgggcctgatttTTAGGCCCGATGCCTGGGCCAGGCCTGGGTTTTTCGCATCGGGCTTGGTTAGGCCCGGCCTGGCCCGAGGGATGGCCAGGTATAGCCCAACTCCAACTCAACTACAACGGTTTTCCATAAATGTGAAGCAAGTACAGCACTACTACTATTATAGCAATCTTACACACTAAGTTTTCATGAATCCGTGCAATCGAGCGCTCTTTCCACACTAGTCAAACAAGTCATGGGCAACATTTTAGGCCACCAAAACTGCATGGCACGACCACAAACGCACTGACCATGCACGCGAGCTGCTTATCCACCACttgccccaccaccaccaccaccaccaccaccagccgtCCCCCTCACCGGCCGCCCCTCGACTCCGGCCACTCCCTATCCAGCCCACTCAATTTTCCGGCCCGGCGCCACCCCATTACATTTCCTCCACTGGTTTCTGTCCGCCTTTTATTTTATTAATCGCCGCTGCATGCGGtgacggagacggagacgacgacgacgacgacggtgacgGGCGCACGGGAAAGTTGAACGTGGGGAGACAGCGACGCGAGTGAGATAGGCGAATCCAGCCCGCACTGACTGCGCTGCGTCGNNNNNNNNNNNNNNNNNNNNNNNNNNNNNNNNNNNNNNNNNNNNNNNNNNNNNNNNNNNNNNNNNNNNNNNNNNNNNNNNNNNNNNNNNNNNNNNNNNNNNNNNNNNNNNNNNNNNNNNNNNNNNNNNNNNNNNNNNNNNNNNNNNNNNNNNNNNNNNNNNNNNNNNNNNNNNNNNNNNNNNNNNNNNNNNNNNNNNNNNNNNNNNNNNNNNNNNNNNNNNNNNNNNNNNNNNNNNNNNNNNNNNNNNNNNNNNNNNNNNNNNNNNNNNNNNNNNNNNNNNNNNNNNNNNNNNNNNNNNNNNNNNNNNNNNNNNNNNNNNNNNNNNNNNNNNNNNNNNNNNNNNNNNNNNNNNNNNNNNNNNNNNNNNNNNNNNNNNNNNNNNNNNNNNNNNNNNNNNCTCTCACGGAAATCTCGCGATTTGTTTCCGCGCGAGGTGGACTGGACGGGACAGATCTCCGCCGCCCTTGCTTCCGCCACCGAGCTCAGTTCGTCGGGATTCACTTGACTTTTCCCCCTTTCTCTCGTTGCTGAGGAGCGTTTGCCGTCTGCGTGTTCTTGCGGCTTGGATTCCTCCGGCCGGCGGAGGCGCAAGGCGGTGGTGTGGGGTTTGGGAGGAGAATTGCTCGCCCTGGGCTAGCGGATTTTCATGCTCTTCAGGAAAGGAGCTGCCTTTCgcagtcccgccgccgccgcggctcgcCGGAGATGGGGGCCCGCTGCGGCCTGCTCGGCTTcctgctcgtcgccgccgtcctgcTCCGCGTCCGCGGCGCCCACGCCCTGAACCAGACGTGTGATGCGGATGACCTGGAGGCGCTCCGGGCCTTCTCCGACGGCCTGGACGGGAAGGGCGCCGGCGCCGGGCTGGCCGGGtggggcgccggcgacggcgggtCGTGCTGCTCCTGGACGGGCGTGTCCTGCGACCTCGGGAGGGTGGTTGGGCTGGATCTCTCCAACCGCAGCCTCCGCGGCGTCATCTCCCCCTCCGTCGCCTCCCTCGGCCGCCTCGCCGCGCTGAACCTCTCCCGGAACTCGTTCCGCGGCCAGGCGCCGGCGGGGCTCGGCCTGCTCCCCGGGCTGCGGGCGCTCGACCTCAGCGCCAACGCCCTCTCCGGCGCGTTCCCGTCGGGCGGCGGGGGCGCCGGCGGGTTCACGGCGATTGAGGTGGTGAACGTCTCCTTCAACGAGTTCGCGGGGCCGCACCCTGCGTTCCCCGGCGCGGCGAACCTGACGGTCCTCGACATCTCCGGCAACCGCTTCTCGGGCAGCATCAACACCACCGCGCTCTGCGGGGCCGCGCAGAACCTGACGGTCCTGCGGTTCTCGGGGAACGCGTTCTCTGGCGATGTCCCGGCTGGCTTCGGCCGGTGCGAGGCGCTCTCCGAGCTCTCTCTCGACGGCAATGGCCTCGCGGGGAGCCTGCCGGGTGACCTGTACACGATGCCTGAACTGCAGAGGCTGAGCTTACAGGACAACAACCTCTCCGGTGACCTCGACAACCTCGGTAACCTGTCGCAGCTTGTGCAGATTGACTTGTCATATAACAAATTCACCGGCTTCATCCCTGATGTGTTTGGGAGGTTGAGGAAGCTGGAGTCCTTAAACTTGGCAACCAatggcttcaatggcacattgccCGGTTCGCTGTCAAGCTGTCCAGCGCTGACAGTGGTCAGCGTAAGGAACAATTCGCTCTCCGGTGAGATCACACTCAACTTCAGCAGGCTGCCAAGGCTGAACACTTTCGATGCTGGGTCAAATAGGCTGAGTGGTAACATACCTGCTAGCCTCGCCCGGTGCGCCGAGCTGAAGACGCTGAACCTTGCTAGGAACAAGCTTGATGGGGAGATTCCGGAGAGCTTCAAGAATTTGAGTTCATTGTTGTACCTGTCGCTGACAGGCAACGGCTTCACGAACCTGTCATCGGCACTGCAGGTCTTGCAGGATCTGCCCAAATTGACCAGCTTGGTGCTCACCAACAATTTCCATGGGGGGGAGACGATGCCAATGGATGGCATCAAAGGGTTCACGAGCATGGAGGTGCTTGTCCTGGCGAACTGCGCGCTCACCGGCACGATCCCCCCTTGGCTGCAGACCCTTGAGAACCTCAGCGTGCTGGACATTTCGTGGAACAAGCTGCATGGTAACATCCCCCGATGGTTAGGCAGCCTGAACAATCTCTTCTACATTGATCTGTCAAACAATTCGTTCACCGGGGAACTCCCCGAGAGCTTTACACAGATGAAGGGTCTGATTTCAAGTGATGGCTCAAGTGAGCGGGCATCGACCGAGTACGTCCCGTTATTTATAAAGAAGAATTCAACCGGCAAGGGCCTGCAGTACAACCAAGTCAGCAGCTTCCCGGCGTCACTGATCCTCTCCAACAACTTGCTTACTGGGCCAGTATTGCCGGGGTTTGGCCATCTTGTGAAGCTTCTTGTACTGGACCTGAACTGGAACAACTTCTCAGGGCGAATTCCTGATGAATTGTCAGGCATGTCGAGCTTGGAAAAGTTGAAGTTGGCTCACAATGATCTCAGTGGGAGCATACCATCATCTCTGACGAAGCTGAATTTCCTCTCCGAGTTTGATGTGTCATACAATAATTTGACTGGAGATATCCCAACTGGAGGCCAGTTTTCGACATTTGCGAATGAAGGCTTTGTGGGCAATTCAGCACTCTGCCTTCTTCGGAATGCGTCCTGCTCCAAGAAGGCTCGACTTGTGGAAGCAGCACACCGTAAGAAGAGCAAAGCCAGCCTTGCTGCAGTTGGAGTAGGAACTGCAGTCGGGGTTATCTTTGTCTTGTGGATTACTTATGTGATTTTGGCAAGGGTTGTTCGTTCCAGGATGCACGAGCGCAATCCAAAGGCGGTTGCTAATGCTGAAGACTCCTCAGGTTCTGCTAACTCAAGCTTGGTGCTGCTTTTCCAGAACAATAAAGATCTCAGCATTGAGGACATCTTGAAGTCCACGAACCACTTTGATCAAGCATATATAGTTGGATGTGGTGGTTTTGGCCTCGTCTACAAATCAACGCTGCCAGATGGGCGAAAGGTTGAGATCAAGCGCCTTTCAGGCGACTATTCTCAGATTGAGAGGGAGTTTCAGGCCGAAGTGGAGACACTTTCAAGGGCCCAGCATGAGAACCTTGTGTTGCTGCAGGGCTACTGCAAGATCGGCAACGACAGGCTGCTGATCTACTCATACATGGAGAATGGCAGCTTGGATTACTGGCTTCACGAGAGGACGGATAGCGGCGCGCTGCTGGATTGGCAGAAGCGGCTGCGGATAGCTCAGGGTTCAGCAAGGGGGTTGGCATACCTGCACATGTCATGTGAGCCACGCATACTACACCGAGACATCAAGTCAAGCAACATCCttctggatgagaacttcgaagccCATCTAGCAGACTTCGGACTGGCGAGGCTCGTCTGCGCATACGACACCCACGTCACCACCGATGTCGTTGGGACCCTGGGCTACATTCCTCCAGAGTATGCGCAGTCGCCCATCGCGACTTACAAGGGCGACATCTACAGCTTCGGcatcgtgctgctggagctgctcaCCGGCCGGAGGCCTGTGGACATGTGCAGGCCGAAGGGGAGCAGGGACGTCGTGTCGTGGGTGCTTCAGAtgaggaaagaggagagggagactGAGGTTTTCCACCCGAATGTGCATGACAAGGCAAATGAAGGCGAGCTGCTGAGGGTGCTCGAGATTGCGTGCCTCTGCGTAACCGCTGCCCCCAAGTCAAGGCCGACGTCGCAGCAGCTTGTCACCTGGCTTGACGACATTGCCGAAAACCGTAGCTTAATAATCCAGTGATGCATCACTTTCACTTCAGATATATAGTTCTGGTTTTGCTTGAGCAGAGCATCAGTTTGGTGGTAGCGCCGTGAAATGGTTATTAGTGGTGTACATAAATATAATAGTGTTTACATAGCGAGAAATACTGAGAAGTTTCTTTGTTTGCTACATATGCCCGCCTAAGTTTGGGCCTGAGCTTCCTCTTTTCCATAAAGGTGATCACAGGAATATCACAAAAAAGCTTTGTAGTTCTAAACCATCTGGATAATAATCAAGCGTTTTTATCTGAAGGTATCTGTTTTGTAACTTCAGTTACTTATGTCTGAATTTCTAATGTTTTATGTTTTCGAGTGAATTTAGGAACTTATAGTTTGACACCGAGAGCCAAAGGATGCTGTGTTGTCTGCATGACCTTAGCCTTAGTCTGCTATTTCTCAGTTTTTCCCTTGGCATATCTGTGTATTCTGTGATATATTTTTGTAAACATATTTTGTGACTTGACGAATGGCTGGAGCTGAAGCTACAATGTTGTTCTAAACGAGGTTAACATCATGGATTATTATTTTTAAccaaaaataataattttttttgTAGTTCTAAACCATCTGGGTGATGATTCAGCGTTTCTATCTGCAGCTATTTTACAGATTTTGTGGGCATCTGTTTTGTAACTTGAGTTACTGATATGGTATACATTTTTCTTAGTGGCTATTTTGCCAAAAATGCTACATCTACAGGGCTTTACAGGAGTTTACAGGCTCCTTCCGAACTTCATAAACATCAccccccccctgattttcatggggGTGGGGCCCCTCCCCAACTAACACCCAATTAAAAACCGCCACATAAAATCAATCCGGTAAACTCCTGTAAAAACCCGTATGTATAGCATTGTTGCTATTTTGCTGTAGTAACCTGCTAATACACGCTGTTTCATGCTTGCGAGCGAATTTACTAACTTACAGGATCAAAACATCCATGCTCTGATGATATTCAATCTGCAAGGCACTCACTAAACTTGAAAGATCAAACATCCATCCTCTGGTGTTGTTGTCTGCACGTCCTTAGCCTTGGACTGCTATTTCTTTTCGTGCACATATATGTTTATTATGTTATCTGACTAGACTACTAGTTGGAACCAAAGATACAAAGTTGTTCCAGATGAATGACCAGACCAGGTGTTAAAACGCCAACGTGCCTACTCAAATGCTTTCAAATTGAACTTAGTAACTAGGATATCTTGTTTCGTACCTCGAGTTCAACGTATGAAGCACTTGTTGCACTTGCCATCAAGCATAGTCCTCATGTTGCTGACCGTCTCTGACTCGGTACAGGTTTCAActtaaacaatgcttagcttccaACTTGAACTACTATGGTGCAACTTTGAAATTGAAAAAAGGATTTAGATTCCAACTTGATTAACTAGAGGTTTCAACCAAATAGCATCCATATATTAACAAAAATTTCGCATGTTTCAATTTGGTGAGTTAGAAATTTCAATCGAAGAACTCCAAGATTTCAACTAACTTCCAACATGTTTCTACTTTTGGATCCATAACTTCCAACCAAAGAACTCCAAGACTTCAACTAACTTTTAACAATATTTAGCTTGTGGAGCCATAGCTTCAACCACAAAAAAAAATCAGCCCTCAAATTTATTCTTGGATCCTAGTTTCAACTTCATGCAAACTGATATTTGATTTAGCAAGACAAtaaaacatatcaaaaaataagggGAAAACACTAGTTCCAAG is a window encoding:
- the LOC123047334 gene encoding phytosulfokine receptor 1, coding for MGARCGLLGFLLVAAVLLRVRGAHALNQTCDADDLEALRAFSDGLDGKGAGAGLAGWGAGDGGSCCSWTGVSCDLGRVVGLDLSNRSLRGVISPSVASLGRLAALNLSRNSFRGQAPAGLGLLPGLRALDLSANALSGAFPSGGGGAGGFTAIEVVNVSFNEFAGPHPAFPGAANLTVLDISGNRFSGSINTTALCGAAQNLTVLRFSGNAFSGDVPAGFGRCEALSELSLDGNGLAGSLPGDLYTMPELQRLSLQDNNLSGDLDNLGNLSQLVQIDLSYNKFTGFIPDVFGRLRKLESLNLATNGFNGTLPGSLSSCPALTVVSVRNNSLSGEITLNFSRLPRLNTFDAGSNRLSGNIPASLARCAELKTLNLARNKLDGEIPESFKNLSSLLYLSLTGNGFTNLSSALQVLQDLPKLTSLVLTNNFHGGETMPMDGIKGFTSMEVLVLANCALTGTIPPWLQTLENLSVLDISWNKLHGNIPRWLGSLNNLFYIDLSNNSFTGELPESFTQMKGLISSDGSSERASTEYVPLFIKKNSTGKGLQYNQVSSFPASLILSNNLLTGPVLPGFGHLVKLLVLDLNWNNFSGRIPDELSGMSSLEKLKLAHNDLSGSIPSSLTKLNFLSEFDVSYNNLTGDIPTGGQFSTFANEGFVGNSALCLLRNASCSKKARLVEAAHRKKSKASLAAVGVGTAVGVIFVLWITYVILARVVRSRMHERNPKAVANAEDSSGSANSSLVLLFQNNKDLSIEDILKSTNHFDQAYIVGCGGFGLVYKSTLPDGRKVEIKRLSGDYSQIEREFQAEVETLSRAQHENLVLLQGYCKIGNDRLLIYSYMENGSLDYWLHERTDSGALLDWQKRLRIAQGSARGLAYLHMSCEPRILHRDIKSSNILLDENFEAHLADFGLARLVCAYDTHVTTDVVGTLGYIPPEYAQSPIATYKGDIYSFGIVLLELLTGRRPVDMCRPKGSRDVVSWVLQMRKEERETEVFHPNVHDKANEGELLRVLEIACLCVTAAPKSRPTSQQLVTWLDDIAENRSLIIQ